The Zobellia alginiliquefaciens genome contains a region encoding:
- a CDS encoding TetR/AcrR family transcriptional regulator — protein MRVKDDTKINTIFEATIELTSEVGLNKLTMSSIAEKAQLASGTLYIYFDSKEELLNELYKHLLVRGTLSLLPSVQHLPLKKQFWIIWSNVLKFRVSNSSEVVFMHQFRYSSYVSEETNELDEQFLSYLKTMLNKGKEELIVKNIDNRLMISLLYGYANTFARQLVKDKIELTDSLMEQSFRVCWDAIKS, from the coding sequence GTGAGAGTTAAAGATGACACTAAGATTAATACAATTTTTGAAGCGACTATTGAGTTGACTTCTGAAGTTGGGTTAAATAAACTTACCATGTCATCTATTGCCGAAAAGGCTCAATTGGCTTCCGGAACTTTGTATATATATTTTGATAGTAAAGAAGAACTATTAAATGAGCTGTACAAGCATTTGTTAGTTCGCGGTACACTTTCATTATTACCTTCTGTACAGCATCTTCCGTTGAAAAAACAATTTTGGATTATATGGTCTAACGTATTAAAATTCCGTGTGTCCAATAGCTCAGAGGTGGTTTTTATGCATCAATTCCGGTATTCATCTTATGTATCGGAAGAAACAAATGAACTTGATGAACAGTTTTTAAGCTATTTAAAAACGATGTTGAATAAAGGTAAAGAAGAGCTAATTGTAAAAAATATTGATAACCGTTTGATGATTTCATTGTTATATGGATACGCCAATACTTTTGCGAGACAATTGGTCAAGGATAAAATTGAGTTAACGGATAGTTTGATGGAGCAATCTTTTCGTGTGTGTTGGGATGCCATAAAATCATAA
- a CDS encoding sterol desaturase family protein, with protein MESYAQALLYAIPFFVVLLAIEIGYGYFVKDQKHKVLDSVSSISAGFTNIIKDTLGLGFILVTYPILLENLAVFTLESTWLLWIVAFVVIDFAGYWNHRLNHKVNFFWNQHVIHHSSEEFNLACALRQSISNLIGYFPLLLIPAAFFGVPNEIIAILAPIHLFAQFWYHTQHIGKMGWAEYIIVTPSQHRVHHAINPEYIDKNLGQILCVWDRWFGTFQEELEDVPPQYGVLKPASTWNPIPINFQHLWRLMQDAWRTKSYLDKLRIWFMPTGWRPEDVKTKYPIEIIEDVYGFTRYDTQASIALKVYAIFQLIATTLFLWFMFFNYTEIGVSGLLVFGFIVFVGIYGYTTLMDRKPYAVYIELFRGIVGLVLISISGDWFGMNSYITFGSWLVGIYFLITAFCGVYFTYFESVVQNSKTMV; from the coding sequence GTGGAAAGTTATGCTCAGGCGCTTTTGTATGCAATTCCATTTTTTGTGGTGCTTTTGGCCATAGAAATAGGATATGGCTATTTTGTGAAAGATCAGAAGCATAAAGTGCTGGATTCGGTTTCAAGTATCAGCGCAGGTTTTACCAATATCATCAAAGATACTTTGGGTTTGGGTTTTATCTTGGTGACCTATCCTATTTTATTGGAGAATTTGGCCGTGTTTACATTAGAGAGTACTTGGCTTCTATGGATTGTGGCCTTTGTAGTCATAGATTTTGCAGGATATTGGAACCACAGGCTAAATCATAAGGTAAACTTTTTCTGGAATCAACATGTTATTCATCACAGCAGCGAAGAGTTTAATCTTGCATGTGCGTTGCGCCAGTCTATTTCTAATTTGATTGGTTATTTTCCCTTACTATTGATTCCGGCTGCTTTCTTTGGGGTGCCTAACGAGATAATAGCCATACTAGCTCCAATTCATTTATTTGCGCAATTTTGGTACCACACACAGCACATAGGTAAAATGGGTTGGGCAGAGTATATCATTGTTACGCCATCACAACATAGGGTTCATCACGCAATAAATCCTGAATATATAGATAAGAATTTGGGACAGATTCTTTGTGTCTGGGATCGTTGGTTTGGTACGTTTCAAGAAGAGTTGGAGGACGTACCTCCCCAGTATGGCGTATTAAAACCAGCTTCTACATGGAATCCTATTCCTATTAATTTTCAACACCTTTGGCGATTGATGCAAGATGCGTGGCGCACTAAGAGCTATTTAGATAAATTGCGTATATGGTTTATGCCCACGGGTTGGAGGCCAGAGGACGTCAAAACAAAATATCCTATCGAAATTATTGAAGATGTCTATGGCTTTACGCGATACGACACCCAGGCATCCATAGCTTTAAAAGTATACGCTATTTTTCAACTCATTGCCACAACACTATTTTTATGGTTCATGTTTTTTAACTATACCGAGATTGGAGTGAGCGGACTTTTAGTATTCGGTTTTATAGTTTTTGTTGGTATTTATGGGTACACTACTTTAATGGACCGAAAACCATATGCCGTTTATATTGAACTTTTCAGGGGTATAGTAGGATTAGTGTTGATTTCTATTTCGGGTGATTGGTTCGGTATGAATAGCTACATTACTTTCGGAAGTTGGCTTGTGGGTATTTACTTTTTGATTACTGCCTTTTGCGGTGTATACTTTACTTATTTTGAATCTGTAGTTCAAAATAGCAAAACAATGGTTTGA
- a CDS encoding creatininase family protein: protein MRPYILAETNWEALKDEKFDLAILPWGATEAHNYHLPYATDNIQADYMTAESARVAWEKGGRPVVLPTVPFGVNTGQSDIYLDINLNPSTQLAILTDIVEVLNRQGVYKLLIFNGHGGNNFKPLVRELGYKFPKMFISFCFFPGVLNKGLYFEEKGDHADEMETSLMLHLQPDLVLPREKWGDGASKKYKIKPFSEGWAWAERKWSEISEDTGVGNPHKATKEKGERFFNDVTLKMGDFIYELCKADTNDLYE from the coding sequence ATGAGACCTTATATTTTAGCAGAAACCAATTGGGAAGCCCTAAAGGATGAAAAGTTTGACTTGGCTATACTGCCTTGGGGAGCCACAGAGGCGCATAATTATCATTTGCCCTATGCGACCGATAATATTCAGGCCGATTATATGACCGCGGAATCAGCGCGAGTGGCATGGGAGAAAGGAGGGAGGCCTGTTGTGTTGCCTACCGTACCGTTTGGTGTTAATACAGGCCAATCTGATATATATCTAGATATTAATTTAAATCCAAGTACACAGCTTGCTATTTTGACTGACATAGTAGAGGTTCTTAATAGACAAGGCGTGTATAAATTATTGATATTTAATGGTCATGGCGGCAATAACTTTAAACCTTTGGTACGTGAGCTGGGCTATAAGTTCCCTAAGATGTTTATTAGCTTTTGTTTCTTTCCGGGGGTATTGAACAAAGGTTTGTATTTTGAAGAAAAAGGAGATCATGCAGATGAGATGGAAACTAGCCTGATGCTTCATTTGCAACCAGATTTGGTATTGCCCAGGGAAAAATGGGGTGATGGGGCTTCTAAGAAATATAAAATCAAACCGTTTTCGGAAGGTTGGGCTTGGGCCGAAAGAAAATGGTCGGAAATAAGTGAGGATACCGGCGTGGGCAATCCTCATAAAGCAACAAAAGAAAAGGGTGAGCGATTTTTTAACGATGTGACCCTAAAAATGGGTGATTTTATTTACGAACTGTGTAAAGCGGATACTAACGATTTATACGAGTAG
- a CDS encoding acyl-CoA-binding protein, which yields MKKEKLHTDFDKAVEFMNNFTEPLPADLLLKLYAYYKIANRNYSNPGSSTPLINAFKANALIQAKSIKREDAMKAYIKLVKNEVRKKN from the coding sequence ATGAAGAAGGAGAAATTACATACTGATTTTGACAAAGCGGTAGAGTTCATGAATAACTTTACCGAACCACTGCCTGCAGATTTACTACTAAAGCTCTATGCTTATTACAAGATAGCTAATAGAAACTATAGCAATCCTGGTAGTAGCACTCCATTAATCAATGCTTTTAAAGCTAATGCACTTATTCAGGCAAAGAGTATAAAGCGAGAGGACGCAATGAAAGCATACATTAAACTCGTTAAGAACGAGGTACGTAAAAAAAACTGA
- a CDS encoding phosphatidylserine decarboxylase family protein, protein MFHREGQKIILITFFIVAVIILGSQYAIDIPWLRMGIQLIAVVFLILILQFFRNPTRRAAKNFDDILAPVDGKVVVIEEVEETEYFKDKRIQVSIFMSPTNVHVTRYPVSGSVKFSKYHPGKYLVAWHPKSSTENERTTVVIRTPKFGDILYRQIAGALARRIVNYAEEGDNVQQGEDAGFIKFGSRVDLFLPLDCAITVKLNQKVIGAETCVAAVLKKNEEGEITY, encoded by the coding sequence ATGTTTCATAGAGAGGGTCAAAAAATTATTCTGATTACCTTTTTTATCGTTGCAGTAATCATACTTGGTTCTCAGTATGCAATTGATATACCTTGGCTACGCATGGGTATTCAATTGATTGCCGTTGTTTTTCTTATATTGATTCTTCAATTTTTTAGAAACCCAACGCGTAGGGCCGCAAAAAACTTTGATGACATCTTAGCTCCTGTGGATGGAAAAGTAGTTGTTATTGAAGAAGTGGAAGAAACGGAATATTTTAAGGACAAACGTATACAGGTGTCTATTTTTATGTCGCCAACCAACGTGCATGTTACCCGTTACCCTGTTAGCGGAAGTGTGAAATTCTCTAAATACCATCCGGGTAAATATTTGGTTGCTTGGCATCCTAAATCCAGCACGGAAAACGAAAGAACAACTGTTGTTATCCGTACACCAAAGTTTGGCGATATCCTGTACAGACAGATTGCCGGTGCATTAGCGAGACGTATTGTCAACTACGCGGAAGAGGGTGATAATGTTCAGCAGGGAGAAGATGCAGGTTTTATAAAATTTGGATCTAGGGTGGATTTATTTTTACCCTTAGATTGTGCAATTACGGTTAAATTAAATCAGAAAGTAATCGGTGCTGAAACTTGTGTTGCCGCTGTTCTAAAAAAGAATGAAGAAGGAGAAATTACATACTGA
- a CDS encoding phosphatidate cytidylyltransferase yields MKEVLRRSLTGAVYIFLLLSAVFLSSDAFDFLFMIFGLACLNEYKKLVDLKGLHIYGAYLILWWAFIYFVSDMILVYVLLGCTLTVNCMLLYYLFSKRTKLFNTVQKFLIGLFYVGGGCIYLTMIPYTNNDFAKFLIIGIFILIWVNDSFAYIVGRSFGRTKLFPAVSPKKTIEGALGGLVFAVGSAYFMAKYEPILNPMQWVILAVVIVIAGNLGDLIESKFKRTAGVKDSGAILPGHGGMLDRLDSLIFAAPFAYLTLKIFAHVS; encoded by the coding sequence ATGAAGGAAGTTTTAAGACGGTCGCTTACAGGAGCTGTTTACATCTTTTTATTGTTGTCCGCAGTCTTTTTAAGTTCAGATGCCTTCGATTTTTTATTCATGATATTTGGCCTTGCCTGTCTCAATGAATACAAAAAGCTTGTTGATTTAAAAGGGCTTCATATTTATGGCGCCTATTTAATTCTATGGTGGGCATTTATCTACTTTGTAAGTGATATGATTTTGGTGTATGTCCTTTTGGGATGTACCTTAACCGTAAATTGCATGTTGCTTTATTACCTTTTTTCTAAAAGGACAAAACTATTTAATACCGTTCAAAAGTTTCTTATTGGTTTATTCTATGTAGGAGGTGGCTGTATCTACCTAACCATGATTCCTTACACCAATAATGACTTCGCAAAATTTTTAATTATAGGTATTTTTATCTTAATTTGGGTAAATGATTCGTTTGCTTACATAGTAGGTCGTAGCTTTGGACGTACCAAATTGTTTCCTGCGGTATCTCCAAAGAAAACGATTGAAGGTGCATTAGGCGGATTAGTTTTTGCTGTTGGATCAGCTTATTTTATGGCTAAATATGAACCTATTTTAAACCCCATGCAATGGGTAATATTAGCCGTAGTTATAGTAATAGCTGGTAACTTAGGTGATTTAATTGAATCAAAATTTAAAAGAACGGCAGGCGTAAAAGATAGTGGTGCTATTTTACCTGGCCATGGCGGTATGTTAGATCGTCTAGATAGTTTAATATTTGCTGCACCATTTGCGTACTTAACCTTAAAAATATTCGCCCATGTTTCATAG
- a CDS encoding LUD domain-containing protein, producing MGLFDKLFGGGKQKKVSKETAETRGAHMPDLNIPVDEKFTIHFKQNGGKFLYCDSFSEISQAVKNIVNENSWQEHPFYVINPKLKEKFSKENISFTNVSKESEVFFTTCEHLIAQNGSILVCSNQLMDKKLNELPYNVIVFATTSQLVESIGEGLKTIKKKYDHNIPANITTLKHFQANEGNSDDFLTYGSSSKNLYLLLLEDL from the coding sequence ATGGGGCTATTTGATAAATTATTCGGTGGCGGCAAGCAAAAGAAGGTTTCCAAAGAAACAGCGGAAACTAGAGGTGCACATATGCCTGATCTGAACATTCCTGTAGATGAGAAATTTACCATACATTTTAAACAGAATGGTGGTAAATTTCTTTACTGCGATTCGTTTTCCGAGATTTCTCAGGCGGTAAAAAATATCGTTAATGAGAATAGCTGGCAGGAACATCCGTTCTATGTCATAAACCCTAAACTCAAAGAAAAATTTTCCAAAGAAAATATTAGCTTCACCAATGTTAGTAAAGAAAGTGAAGTATTCTTTACCACTTGCGAGCATTTAATAGCTCAAAATGGTTCTATTTTGGTTTGTTCCAATCAGTTAATGGATAAAAAACTTAACGAACTACCATATAATGTAATCGTATTTGCAACTACTAGTCAATTAGTTGAATCTATAGGAGAAGGTTTAAAAACCATTAAAAAGAAATACGATCATAATATACCCGCAAACATTACTACATTAAAACACTTTCAAGCCAACGAAGGAAATTCAGATGATTTTCTAACTTACGGAAGCAGTTCTAAAAACCTGTACCTCCTACTTCTGGAAGACCTATAA
- the ftsH gene encoding ATP-dependent zinc metalloprotease FtsH, whose product MAKDNNTNNKKPKFSSWWIYGLIAILLIGFQFIGSGNLASTRKTTTSELQEYLRNGDVKEIMIITNTRQAKVFLTEEAMAKDVHKDVAEKPFLPSTGAVPQYVLDYGDLQNFENEIKNIKKENNLDTIVDYDTDNNYLMDLLLGILPFVLIIGIWIYLMRRMSGGGGGGAGGQIFNIGKSKAKLFDEKTDTRTSFKDVAGLEGAKEEVEEIVEFLRNPDKYTSLGGKIPKGALLVGPPGTGKTLLAKAVAGEAKVPFFSLSGSDFVEMFVGVGASRVRDLFKQAKDKSPAIIFIDEIDAIGRARGKNNFTGSNDERENTLNQLLTEMDGFGTNTNVIVLAATNRADVLDKALMRAGRFDRQIYVDLPDIREREEIFEVHLRPIKTSEALDLDFLARQTPGFSGADIANVCNEAALIAARKEKKAVSKQDFLDAVDRIVGGLEKKNKIITPGEKETIAFHEAGHATTSWMLEHAAPLVKVTIVPRGQSLGAAWYLPEERLIVRPEQMLDEMCATMGGRAAEKVIFNKISTGALSDLEKVTKQARAMVTIYGLNDEIGNITYYDSSGQDSYGFSKPYSEDTAKKIDEEISKIIEEQYQRAIQVLTDNKDKLTILAERLLEKEVIFKEDLEKIFGKRSFGEEFDKKGQEKISNGSISSEDALTEEGEENK is encoded by the coding sequence ATGGCTAAAGATAATAATACAAACAACAAGAAACCGAAGTTCAGCTCATGGTGGATTTATGGATTGATTGCAATACTTTTAATAGGTTTTCAATTTATAGGTAGCGGCAATTTGGCCAGTACCAGAAAGACAACAACTTCAGAGCTACAAGAGTATCTTAGAAACGGTGATGTCAAAGAAATAATGATTATCACCAATACGCGTCAGGCCAAAGTTTTTCTTACGGAAGAAGCTATGGCCAAGGATGTTCATAAAGATGTAGCGGAAAAGCCTTTTCTACCCTCAACAGGTGCTGTACCCCAATATGTATTGGATTACGGTGATTTACAGAACTTTGAGAACGAAATAAAAAACATCAAAAAAGAAAACAATTTAGATACTATTGTTGATTACGATACGGACAATAATTATCTAATGGACCTTCTATTGGGCATACTACCTTTTGTACTAATAATTGGTATTTGGATTTATTTGATGCGCAGAATGTCTGGCGGCGGCGGTGGCGGCGCTGGTGGTCAAATCTTTAATATTGGAAAATCCAAAGCCAAGCTTTTTGACGAAAAGACAGATACCAGAACTTCATTTAAAGATGTTGCAGGTCTTGAAGGGGCCAAAGAGGAAGTAGAAGAAATTGTAGAATTCCTAAGAAACCCGGACAAGTACACTTCCCTGGGTGGTAAAATACCGAAAGGAGCCCTTTTGGTGGGCCCTCCGGGAACAGGTAAAACCCTTTTGGCAAAAGCTGTTGCTGGTGAGGCCAAAGTACCTTTCTTTTCCCTATCAGGTTCTGATTTCGTAGAAATGTTCGTAGGTGTAGGTGCTTCAAGAGTACGCGACTTGTTTAAACAAGCAAAAGATAAATCACCTGCCATTATATTTATTGATGAGATAGATGCCATTGGTAGAGCACGTGGCAAGAACAACTTTACCGGATCTAACGATGAACGTGAAAACACCTTGAACCAGTTATTGACTGAAATGGATGGTTTTGGAACGAACACCAATGTTATTGTTTTAGCGGCTACCAACCGTGCAGATGTTTTGGATAAAGCTTTAATGCGTGCCGGTCGTTTTGACAGACAGATATATGTAGACCTTCCGGATATTAGAGAAAGGGAAGAAATTTTTGAAGTTCACCTAAGACCTATCAAAACTTCTGAGGCTTTAGACCTTGATTTCCTAGCCAGACAAACACCTGGTTTCTCTGGAGCGGATATTGCAAATGTTTGTAATGAAGCTGCATTAATCGCGGCTAGAAAAGAGAAAAAGGCAGTTTCAAAGCAAGATTTCCTGGATGCTGTTGACAGAATTGTTGGCGGATTGGAGAAAAAGAACAAAATTATAACTCCTGGTGAAAAGGAAACTATTGCTTTTCATGAGGCAGGTCACGCTACTACAAGTTGGATGTTGGAGCATGCCGCTCCATTGGTAAAAGTTACTATCGTACCAAGAGGGCAATCCTTAGGTGCCGCATGGTATTTGCCAGAAGAACGCCTTATTGTACGCCCAGAGCAAATGCTAGATGAAATGTGCGCCACTATGGGAGGTAGAGCTGCGGAAAAAGTAATTTTCAATAAAATTTCTACCGGAGCCTTGAGTGATTTGGAAAAAGTAACCAAGCAAGCAAGGGCAATGGTAACCATTTACGGTCTTAACGACGAAATAGGTAACATTACATATTACGATTCATCGGGACAAGACTCATATGGTTTCTCCAAACCTTACAGTGAGGATACTGCCAAAAAGATTGATGAGGAAATATCTAAAATTATTGAGGAGCAATACCAAAGAGCTATTCAGGTATTGACCGATAATAAGGATAAACTTACCATCCTTGCAGAAAGATTATTGGAAAAAGAAGTCATCTTTAAAGAAGACTTAGAAAAGATTTTTGGCAAAAGATCTTTTGGAGAAGAGTTCGATAAAAAAGGACAAGAAAAAATTTCTAATGGTTCAATATCCTCAGAGGATGCGTTAACTGAAGAAGGAGAAGAAAATAAATAA
- the rsfS gene encoding ribosome silencing factor yields MQKSKASADELIALILQGIEEVKGQDINLLDLRDIENTVCDYFIICNGTSNTHVNAIVGSIRKIVSKSIQDKPWHVEGEDNAEWVLMDYVNVVVHVFQRQVREYYDIEGLWGDAKVTTIESSSSLNQ; encoded by the coding sequence ATGCAAAAAAGCAAAGCCAGTGCAGATGAACTAATTGCATTGATATTACAGGGGATAGAAGAAGTTAAGGGGCAAGATATAAATCTCCTTGACCTTAGAGATATAGAAAACACCGTTTGCGACTACTTTATAATTTGTAATGGTACTTCAAATACGCACGTAAACGCAATAGTAGGTTCAATTCGTAAAATCGTTAGCAAATCCATACAAGACAAACCTTGGCACGTAGAAGGTGAAGATAATGCCGAGTGGGTATTAATGGACTATGTTAACGTTGTTGTACACGTTTTTCAAAGACAAGTTAGAGAATATTATGATATTGAAGGTCTTTGGGGAGATGCCAAAGTAACCACAATAGAAAGTAGTAGCAGTTTGAATCAGTAA
- a CDS encoding biotin--[acetyl-CoA-carboxylase] ligase produces the protein MNIIKLDATDSTNAYLKRLLSDGERTDFTVVSAKEQHSGKGQMGAKWESDSGKNLTFSVLRKDLTLGANDYFLLNICVSLAVYNTLKTYQIPDLTIKWPNDILSGTSKICGILIENMLSGTLINTAIIGIGLNVNQTFFGTLENASSLKLIVGRSFDLDELLFNLLKSLKSVFLESNTSSKESLWQTYEQVLFRKDKPSTFENRENELFMGFIRGVSPQGKLQIALEDNALKEFDIKEVKLLY, from the coding sequence ATGAATATAATCAAACTTGATGCCACGGACTCTACAAACGCATATTTAAAGCGTTTGTTGTCTGATGGCGAAAGGACTGATTTTACGGTCGTTTCCGCTAAAGAGCAACACAGTGGAAAGGGGCAAATGGGCGCTAAATGGGAGTCTGATTCTGGTAAAAACCTTACTTTTAGTGTGTTAAGGAAGGATTTGACGTTAGGGGCAAATGATTATTTTTTACTGAATATTTGCGTGTCATTGGCCGTTTATAATACTTTAAAAACATATCAAATACCAGATTTAACCATAAAATGGCCCAACGACATTCTGTCAGGTACGTCAAAAATTTGTGGAATTCTTATTGAAAATATGCTGTCGGGAACTTTAATCAATACCGCAATTATAGGAATAGGGCTGAATGTGAACCAAACCTTTTTTGGAACACTCGAAAATGCATCGTCTCTAAAATTAATTGTGGGGAGAAGTTTTGATTTGGACGAGTTGTTGTTCAATCTATTAAAAAGTTTGAAATCTGTTTTTTTAGAGTCGAATACGAGTAGCAAAGAAAGCTTATGGCAGACTTACGAGCAGGTACTTTTTAGAAAAGACAAGCCCTCTACTTTTGAGAATAGGGAAAACGAACTGTTCATGGGCTTTATTCGCGGGGTTTCCCCACAAGGGAAACTACAAATAGCCTTGGAAGACAATGCTTTAAAAGAATTTGATATTAAAGAGGTAAAATTGCTCTACTAA
- a CDS encoding SRPBCC family protein, giving the protein MHIETPQRNISKGDKEVFEFLTDLKNFEKLMPDNIDKFEVINEDRFLFALSGMPQIVLQRQSQTPNSQIVLGAASDKLPFTLTADILAVSDTESKVSLSFEGQFNAMMAMMIKHPITNFMGTLSDNLAKI; this is encoded by the coding sequence ATGCACATAGAGACACCACAAAGAAATATTTCAAAAGGAGATAAAGAAGTTTTTGAGTTCTTAACGGATCTAAAGAATTTTGAAAAATTAATGCCCGATAATATCGATAAATTTGAAGTAATTAACGAAGACCGCTTCCTATTTGCCTTATCAGGAATGCCACAAATTGTTTTACAACGACAGTCACAAACCCCAAACAGCCAAATAGTTTTAGGTGCGGCTAGCGATAAACTACCCTTTACACTTACTGCAGATATTTTAGCTGTCAGTGATACGGAAAGCAAAGTTTCCCTAAGTTTTGAAGGCCAGTTCAACGCTATGATGGCAATGATGATCAAGCACCCAATAACGAATTTCATGGGTACGCTATCGGATAACTTAGCTAAGATTTAA
- the pyrE gene encoding orotate phosphoribosyltransferase produces the protein MVLDKNTAKKTAELLLQINAIKLKPENPFVWASGWKSPIYCDNRIILSYPVIRNFIREEMAKQVEALYGKPDIIAGVATGAIGIGALVADFLGLPFIYVRPEPKAHGRKNQIEGQLEPNQTVVVIEDLISTGKSSLNAVEALKESGANVKGMLAIFTYGFDVAQHNFEEKNVSLNTLSDYDHLIEQASDTQFIKEDQLNTLLGWRKNPSKWEQ, from the coding sequence ATGGTTTTAGACAAAAATACCGCCAAAAAAACGGCCGAACTTCTACTGCAAATTAATGCAATTAAGTTGAAACCGGAAAATCCTTTCGTATGGGCTTCCGGATGGAAATCTCCAATATATTGTGACAACAGAATAATACTCTCCTATCCTGTCATTAGAAACTTCATAAGAGAAGAGATGGCCAAGCAGGTAGAGGCTCTTTATGGTAAGCCTGATATTATTGCAGGAGTAGCTACAGGAGCCATTGGTATTGGTGCTTTAGTTGCCGATTTTCTAGGGCTTCCGTTTATTTACGTCAGACCGGAGCCTAAGGCACATGGAAGAAAAAACCAAATTGAAGGCCAATTAGAACCCAACCAGACCGTTGTGGTCATTGAAGATTTGATTAGTACGGGAAAGAGTAGTTTAAACGCTGTAGAGGCTTTAAAAGAGTCCGGAGCCAATGTAAAGGGCATGCTAGCCATATTCACCTATGGTTTTGACGTTGCTCAGCATAATTTTGAAGAAAAAAATGTCTCTTTGAATACGCTTAGTGATTATGACCATTTGATCGAGCAAGCCTCGGATACTCAGTTTATTAAAGAAGACCAGTTAAACACCTTACTAGGATGGAGAAAGAATCCTTCTAAATGGGAACAATAA
- a CDS encoding NUDIX hydrolase translates to MYKVFVNELPLILTNKLSETKGGEYFLLNEASIQDAIKALRKKKLDKAFIYHPNSEEILKKFTHSIPLVVAAGGVVTNDIGEVLFIYRNDKWDLPKGKLDKGESIEACAVREVMEETGVKELRVENFLKTTYHIISNGGVYTLKEVHWYAMRTSYTGKLKPEKKEGIVKVKWKGPKKIQEALQNSYNNIKILFGA, encoded by the coding sequence ATGTATAAAGTTTTTGTGAACGAATTGCCCTTGATCCTAACAAATAAACTCTCGGAAACGAAAGGCGGCGAATATTTTTTGTTGAACGAGGCTTCTATACAAGATGCTATAAAGGCTTTGCGTAAAAAAAAGTTGGACAAAGCATTTATCTATCATCCGAATTCGGAGGAAATACTTAAGAAATTTACACATAGTATACCTTTGGTAGTTGCCGCCGGGGGAGTAGTGACCAATGATATTGGTGAAGTGCTATTTATTTACAGAAATGATAAATGGGATTTGCCAAAAGGGAAATTAGACAAAGGAGAATCTATAGAAGCGTGTGCCGTAAGGGAGGTTATGGAGGAAACCGGCGTAAAAGAACTTAGGGTGGAGAATTTTCTAAAAACCACGTATCATATCATTAGCAATGGTGGGGTCTATACCTTAAAAGAGGTGCATTGGTATGCTATGCGAACCAGTTATACGGGTAAGCTTAAACCTGAAAAGAAAGAGGGAATAGTTAAAGTAAAATGGAAAGGACCTAAAAAAATTCAGGAAGCACTTCAAAATTCCTATAATAATATAAAAATCCTTTTTGGGGCGTAA